Proteins from a genomic interval of Actinoalloteichus hymeniacidonis:
- a CDS encoding ArsR/SmtB family transcription factor: MSTAHTLRQVHAGEDAAGDTTLARCDERAAVGVLPTPDARTLIAAGDLLRALAAPVRISIVLQLRQAPRCVHELVEALGVTQPLISQHLRVLKSAGVVIGTRQGREVVYRLVDEHLAHIVVDAVTHVDEPQPSGTEDS; this comes from the coding sequence ATGTCCACCGCACACACCCTGAGGCAGGTGCACGCGGGCGAGGACGCTGCGGGAGACACCACGCTGGCACGCTGCGACGAGCGGGCGGCGGTGGGCGTCCTGCCCACGCCCGACGCCAGAACTCTGATCGCTGCCGGTGATCTGTTGCGGGCGTTGGCCGCGCCGGTCCGGATCTCCATCGTGCTCCAACTCCGCCAGGCGCCACGCTGCGTGCACGAACTCGTCGAGGCCCTCGGCGTCACTCAGCCATTGATCAGTCAGCATCTACGCGTGTTGAAATCCGCCGGAGTGGTCATCGGCACCCGCCAGGGCCGTGAGGTGGTATATCGGCTGGTGGATGAGCACTTGGCGCACATCGTGGTCGACGCGGTCACCCACGTCGACGAACCCCAGCCCAGCGGAACGGAGGACTCGTGA
- a CDS encoding antibiotic biosynthesis monooxygenase family protein — protein MLLICRFAVPETGIEDFLTEARTATRLLAEQPGCQGVQLARTVEEAADGAEWTLLARFDSVVAYRRALSPFDVRVHVVPFLSKAEVGTSAVHEILLDAAPGGELTEQHSLLADDRDSVRLGEVAGPDVPGRS, from the coding sequence ATGCTGCTCATCTGTCGCTTCGCCGTTCCGGAGACGGGCATCGAGGACTTCCTCACCGAGGCCAGGACGGCGACCCGGCTGCTCGCCGAGCAACCGGGCTGCCAGGGCGTCCAGCTGGCCAGGACCGTCGAGGAGGCCGCGGACGGCGCCGAATGGACCCTGCTGGCCAGGTTCGACTCGGTGGTGGCCTACCGGCGGGCGCTCTCGCCCTTCGACGTCCGGGTGCATGTCGTGCCGTTCCTGTCCAAGGCCGAGGTCGGCACCTCCGCGGTGCACGAGATCCTGCTCGACGCCGCCCCCGGCGGGGAGCTGACCGAGCAGCACAGCCTGCTCGCCGACGACCGGGACAGCGTGCGCCTCGGCGAGGTCGCCGGTCCGGACGTCCCCGGACGCAGCTGA